In Phyllopteryx taeniolatus isolate TA_2022b chromosome 1, UOR_Ptae_1.2, whole genome shotgun sequence, the following proteins share a genomic window:
- the LOC133483476 gene encoding glucagon-1-like isoform X2, which translates to MANIRSLAGLLVVLSFVQTSCQVPLQDISSAVEKRHAEGTYTSDVSSYLQDQALKDFVAGLVSGQIRREWDAKMHDRAFNRRRHVDGSFTSDVNKVLDSMAAKEFLLWVMTSKSSGESKRRQAEH; encoded by the exons ATGGCAAACATCCGCTCCCTGGCTGGCCTCCTTGTCGTCCTCAGCTTTGTCCAGACTAGCTGCCAGGTTCCTCTTCAAGACATCTCAAG CGCCGTGGAGAAGCGCCACGCCGAGGGGACGTACACCAGCGACGTCAGCTCGTACCTCCAGGACCAGGCGCTCAAAGACTTTGTCGCCGGGCTCGTGTCAGGACAGATCCGAAGAGA ATGGGACGCCAAGATGCACGATCGGGCGTTCAACCGCAGACGGCACGTGGATGGAAGCTTCACCAGCGACGTCAACAAGGTCCTGGACTCCATGGCGGCCAAGGAGTTTTTACTCTGGGTCATGACCTCCAAGTCTTCAGGGGAGAG TAAGAGAAGACAAGCCGAGCACTGA
- the LOC133483476 gene encoding glucagon-1-like isoform X1 — MANIRSLAGLLVVLSFVQTSCQVPLQDISSSETDDDLARRHSEGTLANDERKYLEDQKVRDFVHWLMNNKRSGAVEKRHAEGTYTSDVSSYLQDQALKDFVAGLVSGQIRREWDAKMHDRAFNRRRHVDGSFTSDVNKVLDSMAAKEFLLWVMTSKSSGESKRRQAEH; from the exons ATGGCAAACATCCGCTCCCTGGCTGGCCTCCTTGTCGTCCTCAGCTTTGTCCAGACTAGCTGCCAGGTTCCTCTTCAAGACATCTCAAG CTCGGAGACAGACGATGATTTAGCGAGGAGACACTCGGAGGGAACGTTAGCCAACGACGAGCGCAAATATCTTGAAGACCAGAAAGTTAGGGACTTTGTTCACTGGCTGATGAACAACAAGCGGAGCGG CGCCGTGGAGAAGCGCCACGCCGAGGGGACGTACACCAGCGACGTCAGCTCGTACCTCCAGGACCAGGCGCTCAAAGACTTTGTCGCCGGGCTCGTGTCAGGACAGATCCGAAGAGA ATGGGACGCCAAGATGCACGATCGGGCGTTCAACCGCAGACGGCACGTGGATGGAAGCTTCACCAGCGACGTCAACAAGGTCCTGGACTCCATGGCGGCCAAGGAGTTTTTACTCTGGGTCATGACCTCCAAGTCTTCAGGGGAGAG TAAGAGAAGACAAGCCGAGCACTGA
- the LOC133483414 gene encoding dipeptidyl peptidase 4-like codes for MVSIAKVVLGVLGLVVVVVLITVPTVIYLKEEQDGSTDRKFFTLADVFNSDLKPKSYSIRWISDDEYLQRREGSVYLHNVTTGQSSMFLSADTFTEKGASDYQLSADRRYVALLSNRRMVWRHSFTASYSLYDRTLNKFVEANKLPEEIQYLAWAPAGNKLAFVWKNNVYIKTSPDSGLHQVTLDGKENQILNGIPDWVYEEEMFSSNQGLWWSPGGKYVAYVQFNDREVPNVEFSWYGDSQYPSTVSIPYPKAGSPNPVVKLFVVDTDNTTIITEVLVPEPFSSQEHYLATVTWGTDQRLAIQWLQRLQTHLILQIYDLQDLTWFPVERLDVESSSGWIGRFSPSDPFFSEDKMSYYLLMSDSKGYKHIHHVVEGNATPITKGEWEVVAIQKVTADSVYYSSNQEGGKPGGRNIYRWTKGEVTCLTCNLSSDNCQYNSAYFSHNARFYLMRCNGPGIPYSSLMDNKGGKELQRLEDNSKFSQLISDIQMPTMRRGTVKIAGYKLWYQMFLPPDFDESKKYPLLMDVYAGPCSQKVDFTYRVSWSTYLASTEKIIVASFDGRGSGYQGDKLMHEIYKRLGSYEVEDQITAARELIKMGFVDKDRVAIWGWSYGGYVASMALGSGSGVFKCGMAVAPVSKWEYYDSIYTERYMTKPIDNQVAYINSTVTARAKNFHAVQYLLVHGTADDNVHFQQAAEISEALVKEQVDFEAMWYTDKNHGLSGSAYQHVYTHMSHFLQRCFA; via the exons ATG GTCTCCATTGCCAAAGTGGTCCTCGGGGTTCTTGgactggttgttgttgttgttctgatCACAGTACCCACCGTGATTTATCTAAAAG AGGAGCAGGATGGATCCACGGACAGGAAGTTTTTCACATTGGCGGACGTGTTCAacagtgacctcaaacccaaaTCTTACAGCATCAGATGGATCTCTG ATGACGAGTATCTGCAGCGTCGAGAAGGCTCCGTCTATCTCCATAATGTGACCACGGGACAGTCCTCCATGTTCTTAAGTGCAGACACATTT ACCGAAAAAGGCGCTTCTGACTACCAGCTGTCTGCTGACCGCAGATATGTGGCACTTCTAAGTAACCGCCGCATG GTGTGGCGGCATTCATTCACAGCGTCGTACTCTCTTTACGATCGCACTTTAAA CAAGTTTGTAGAAGCTAACAAGCTACCTGAAGAAATCCAATACTTGGCTTGGGCGCCTGCAGGGAACAAACTG GCCTTTGTTTGGAAAAATAACGTGTACATAAAGACCAGCCCAGATTCAGGGCTCCACCAAGTGACATTGGACGGCAAGGAGAATCAGATTTTAAATGGAATTCCTGATTGGGTGTATGAAG AGGAGATGTTTTCATCCAATCAGGGCCTGTGGTGGTCCCCAGGAGGAAAATATGTGGCCTATGTCCAGTTCAATGATAGAGAGGTCCCCAATGTGGAGTTCTCCTGGTACGGGGATAGTCAGTATCCCAGTACTGTTTCTATCCCTTACCCAAAG GCAGGTTCCCCAAACCCAGTGGTGAAGCTGTTTGTTGTGGACACAGATAACACAACAATTATCACTGAAGTCCTCGTTCCGGAACCCTTCAGCTCACA GGAGCACTACTTGGCCACAGTGACTTGGGGGACGGACCAGCGTCTTGCCATCCAGTGGCTACAGAGGCTCCAAACCCACCTCATCCTTCAGATCTACGACCTCCAGGACCTCACCTGGTTCCCAGTTGAG CGTCTGGACGTGGAAAGCTCCTCTGGTTGGATTGGAcgg TTTTCTCCATcagatccatttttttctgaagatAAGATGAGTTATTACTTGTTGATGAGTGACTCCAAAGGCTACAAGCACATCCATCACGTGGTAGAG GGCAACGCTACGCCGATTACCAAAGGAGAATGGGAAGTTGTTGCCATTCAGAAAGTAACTGCAGATAGTGT ATATTACTCTAGCAACCAAGAGGGTGGAAAACCAGGAGGCAGGAACATTTATCG ATGGACCAAGGGGGAGGTCACGTGTCTAACTTGCAATTTAAGCAGTGACAACTGCCAGTATAattctgcttatttcagccacaATGCACGATTCTACCTCATGAGGTGCAATG GTCCTGGCATTCCGTACAGCTCTCTTATGGATAACAAGGGAGGCAAAG AGCTTCAACGCTTGGAGGATAACAGCAAATTCAGCCAACTGATATCCGACATCCAAATGCCCACCATGCGTCGCGGAACTGTCAAGATTGCTGGTTACA AGCTCTGGTACCAGATGTTTTTGCCACCAGACTTTGATGAATCCAAGAAGTACCCCTTATTGATGGATGT GTATGCTGGTCCCTGCAGCCAGAAGGTAGACTTTACCTACAGAGTGAGCTGGTCCACTTACCTGGCCAGCACAGAGAAAATCATCGTCGCCAGCTTTGATGGGAGAGGCAGTGGTTACCAAGGCGACAAGCTAATGCACGAAATCTATAAACGTCTCGGATCCTATGAGGTGGAAGATCAGATAACAGCAGCCAG GGAATTAATCAAAATGGGATTTGTGGACAAAGATAGAGTTGCAATATGGGGATGG TCTTATGGCGGATATGTGGCTTCCATGGCCTTGGGATCCGGAAGTGGAGTCTTTAAATGTGGAATGGCAGTTGCTCCGGTCTCCAAATGGGAATATTATg ATTCCATCTACACCGAACGGTACATGACGAAGCCAATTGACAATCAAGTAGCCTACATT AACTCAACAGTGACTGCACGGGCCAAAAACTTCCATGCCGTGCAGTATCTGCTGGTTCACGGAACAGCTGATG ACAACGTGCATTTCCAGCAGGCAGCTGAGATCTCTGAAGCTCTGGTAAAGGAGCAGGTGGACTTTGAAGCAATG TGGTACACAGACAAGAACCACGGGCTTTCTGGTTCTGCGTATCAGCACGTCTATACCCACATGAGTCACTTCCTACAGAGGTGCTTTGCATAA